A single genomic interval of Spirochaetota bacterium harbors:
- a CDS encoding AMP-binding protein — translation MATKAHLNPVIASHLVEIKADENPDTLVYIFEQGEMGDERCTYKDLYENSNKIARLFLNNGIDKGDTFAVFMKNYPEFVYALLAGTTIGAIMVPIDPRSRGDKLRFLLHNCNAKAVIVEDELLSSLEEVLPNLPAIKLISVLYKKGHAVPVLDKYHALNETIEKNTWDTVDQMIMDVRHPMQIIYTSGTTGDPKGVAIRNNRTGLFNILNSIVWRYQKDDILYNGLSLTHGNAQAVTLFPALSMGITAVFSPRFTKSRIWDICRKYGCTSFSLLGGMMAGIYNEPEKPDDADNPVKVVISAGTPASIWEAFEKRFNVKILEWYGSVEGGFAYKPIGKGPIGSFGKPVPGVMEFKIVDENDNEVPVGQTGELICRLLKGETKVDYLGKPEESKEKTRGGWLRTGDMVHRDSEGWYYFDYRKGSELRRSGDFIQPEYIETIIGKHPDVSEVSVYGVPAASGAPGESDLVAAIACFEGKSIDPKLFYDYLKKNLEANFIPSYLQIVPEIPKTITEKALTRVLKEDFLKGVGTIYAFEDYK, via the coding sequence ATGGCAACAAAAGCACATCTTAATCCAGTTATAGCTTCACACCTGGTTGAAATTAAAGCAGATGAAAATCCTGATACTCTGGTTTATATTTTTGAACAGGGTGAGATGGGAGATGAGCGCTGTACGTATAAAGACCTTTATGAAAATTCAAATAAAATAGCACGGCTATTCCTTAATAATGGAATAGATAAGGGGGATACATTTGCTGTCTTTATGAAAAATTATCCTGAATTTGTCTATGCTCTGCTAGCAGGAACTACGATAGGAGCCATCATGGTGCCAATTGATCCGCGAAGCAGGGGTGATAAACTACGGTTCCTTTTACACAATTGTAATGCGAAAGCAGTGATAGTTGAAGATGAACTGCTAAGCAGTCTGGAAGAGGTATTGCCTAATCTACCGGCTATAAAATTAATCAGTGTGCTATATAAAAAAGGACATGCTGTACCAGTTCTTGATAAATACCATGCATTGAATGAAACAATTGAAAAGAATACCTGGGATACAGTTGATCAGATGATAATGGATGTTCGTCACCCAATGCAGATTATATACACCTCGGGGACTACTGGCGATCCAAAAGGGGTGGCAATCAGAAATAATAGAACTGGATTGTTTAATATCTTAAATAGTATTGTGTGGCGCTACCAGAAGGATGATATCCTATATAATGGATTATCACTGACGCATGGAAATGCACAGGCAGTCACTCTATTTCCAGCACTTTCTATGGGAATAACTGCAGTATTCAGCCCGCGATTCACCAAAAGCAGAATATGGGATATATGTAGAAAGTATGGGTGTACATCATTTTCACTTTTAGGTGGAATGATGGCAGGAATATACAATGAGCCGGAAAAACCGGATGATGCCGATAACCCTGTCAAAGTGGTCATTAGTGCCGGCACTCCTGCATCAATTTGGGAAGCATTTGAAAAACGATTCAATGTTAAAATACTTGAATGGTATGGGTCAGTTGAAGGTGGCTTTGCGTATAAACCTATAGGGAAAGGGCCCATTGGTTCTTTTGGCAAACCTGTACCAGGTGTTATGGAATTTAAGATAGTGGATGAAAACGACAATGAAGTTCCAGTGGGGCAGACGGGGGAGTTAATATGCAGATTATTGAAGGGTGAAACAAAAGTTGATTATCTTGGTAAACCTGAAGAATCAAAAGAAAAGACACGTGGCGGTTGGCTCAGAACCGGTGATATGGTACATAGGGATTCAGAGGGCTGGTATTATTTTGATTATCGTAAAGGGTCAGAGCTTAGAAGGTCTGGTGATTTCATCCAACCAGAATATATTGAAACTATCATTGGTAAACACCCGGATGTATCAGAAGTGTCGGTGTATGGTGTTCCTGCTGCTTCTGGTGCCCCTGGCGAAAGTGATCTTGTAGCTGCTATTGCCTGTTTTGAAGGGAAATCAATTGATCCAAAATTATTTTATGATTATCTGAAAAAAAACCTGGAAGCAAATTTTATTCCTTCATATTTGCAGATTGTTCCGGAAATTCCCAAAACAATTACCGAGAAAGCTTTAACACGTGTTCTTAAAGAAGATTTCTTAAAAGGTGTTGGGACAATATATGCATTTGAGGATTATAAATAA
- a CDS encoding DUF2148 domain-containing protein, with amino-acid sequence MPAIDMNELIQNGLNRAVELMALAAYNSFRFGKRNTIKMVSLSIDDLKDIAEFCYSLGDMSPLAARDGRFLMELVKEPCAVLLIGDKRKSDFNYNCGACGYRTCAELNKAEEVEALTARGPSCQFKNININIAAGAAASMAWRLGLHCRVFSTIAFAAFALNKLEGIDIATSVAVSAAKADPFFDRHQYWTKEHWDEIFAKEFPTFTRGFIGAIEE; translated from the coding sequence ATGCCAGCAATAGATATGAATGAGCTTATACAGAATGGATTAAATAGGGCAGTTGAGCTTATGGCCTTAGCTGCCTATAATTCGTTTAGATTTGGCAAGCGCAATACCATAAAAATGGTAAGCCTTTCTATTGATGATTTAAAGGATATAGCTGAGTTTTGCTATTCCTTAGGGGACATGTCGCCGTTGGCTGCACGGGATGGAAGGTTTCTAATGGAACTGGTAAAAGAGCCATGTGCAGTGCTTTTAATTGGTGATAAACGAAAATCGGATTTTAATTATAATTGCGGAGCCTGTGGATACAGAACCTGTGCTGAACTGAATAAAGCGGAGGAAGTTGAAGCATTAACCGCACGTGGACCAAGCTGCCAGTTTAAAAATATAAATATTAATATAGCTGCTGGTGCTGCTGCATCAATGGCATGGCGTTTGGGCTTACATTGTAGGGTGTTCAGTACAATAGCATTTGCTGCTTTTGCCCTCAATAAGCTTGAAGGTATTGATATTGCAACGTCAGTTGCAGTGAGTGCTGCAAAAGCTGATCCTTTCTTTGATCGACATCAGTATTGGACAAAAGAACACTGGGATGAAATTTTTGCAAAGGAATTCCCAACTTTCACAAGAGGATTTATAGGAGCTATCGAAGAATAA
- a CDS encoding DUF2148 domain-containing protein — translation MSIERSMKQFEEDRKAAVKIAAHLLLASATTTPRVGGVGECTVHIIDDECKIEDLCQAIEKMAKENERWAFFNRDAMMLRDADAVLIITSLRCYTDPADTNCNMCGKLTCEYLKESEKLPDDPGIAYKGPLCIFRANNIAYAIDGIVSLARNLGIDYGVFWSAGAAAMRMGIVPKNTGFCLAVGISVTEKSPFRDIPLRYDEINEKTMNDRIIKRLWPQFRSIYS, via the coding sequence ATGAGTATTGAACGAAGCATGAAGCAATTTGAGGAAGATAGAAAAGCAGCCGTTAAGATAGCAGCACACTTGTTACTGGCAAGTGCAACCACAACACCACGTGTAGGAGGTGTGGGGGAATGTACTGTTCACATAATTGATGATGAATGTAAAATTGAGGATTTATGCCAGGCAATCGAAAAGATGGCAAAAGAAAATGAACGCTGGGCTTTTTTTAACCGTGATGCCATGATGCTTAGAGATGCTGATGCAGTGCTAATTATTACATCGCTACGATGTTATACAGACCCTGCAGATACTAACTGCAATATGTGTGGAAAGCTCACCTGTGAATATTTGAAAGAAAGTGAAAAATTACCTGATGATCCGGGTATTGCTTACAAGGGCCCGTTATGTATATTCAGAGCTAATAATATTGCTTATGCTATTGATGGTATAGTGTCACTGGCTCGCAATTTAGGTATTGATTATGGAGTCTTCTGGTCAGCAGGTGCAGCAGCTATGCGTATGGGTATAGTGCCAAAGAATACTGGCTTTTGTTTGGCTGTTGGGATATCAGTAACAGAAAAGAGCCCATTCAGGGATATCCCATTGCGGTATGATGAAATAAATGAAAAAACTATGAATGACAGGATCATCAAGCGATTATGGCCTCAGTTCAGGTCTATTTACAGTTAA
- the nikR gene encoding nickel-responsive transcriptional regulator NikR: protein MNNVIRFGVSIDEKLLDRFDALINEKGYVNRSEAIRDLIRDMLVKEEITDPNAEVIGTLTLVYSHDVREIADKLNDLQHDNYKYIISSVHVHLDEHNCLEVLLLRGTSSQVKKIADNLLAIKNVRHGKLTITTTVDYHE from the coding sequence ATGAATAATGTAATACGTTTTGGCGTATCAATAGATGAAAAACTGTTGGACAGGTTTGATGCCTTGATTAATGAAAAGGGATACGTAAACCGTTCTGAAGCCATACGCGATCTTATTCGAGATATGCTGGTGAAAGAAGAAATCACTGACCCAAATGCGGAAGTCATAGGGACACTGACTCTTGTATACAGCCATGATGTTCGCGAGATAGCTGATAAACTGAATGACCTTCAGCATGATAATTACAAATACATAATTTCATCAGTCCATGTACATTTGGATGAACATAACTGCCTGGAAGTTCTGCTATTACGTGGCACATCATCACAGGTTAAAAAGATAGCTGATAATTTATTGGCCATAAAAAACGTACGCCATGGAAAATTAACTATCACCACCACTGTTGATTATCATGAATAA
- a CDS encoding LysM peptidoglycan-binding domain-containing M23 family metallopeptidase → MVSWMSANDIRFIIILLIFHMGCVPPAYRHTQDINKKNSTQKIYQQFNYNEDDNTPIIPDENTYYIKNESYTTQPVYYETAQVESNPVYQNSQSNENNNSRKSLAKGKWHSIKKGETLYRLSKQYNTTVEAICDANNIKDFTTIKVGQKIFIPSHVSGNNSQTKKSSADQIPTKKFDSSFSFIWPVPSVITYTRDQGGVHPIGIIITSRPKSKVVASAEGTIAKIGTMRGFGNFVVIMHKKDFYTIYSKLDAITVKEGQSVIRGTTIGFLSDSNPSLHFQINHSGKPLDPLHYLSQK, encoded by the coding sequence ATGGTTTCATGGATGAGTGCCAATGACATACGTTTTATCATAATTTTATTAATATTCCATATGGGATGTGTTCCTCCTGCATATCGTCATACACAGGATATTAACAAAAAAAACAGCACACAAAAAATATACCAGCAGTTCAATTATAACGAAGACGATAATACCCCCATTATCCCTGACGAGAATACATATTACATTAAAAACGAATCCTATACAACACAACCAGTGTACTATGAAACAGCTCAGGTTGAAAGCAATCCTGTCTATCAAAATAGTCAATCAAACGAAAATAATAATAGTAGAAAATCGCTAGCAAAAGGCAAATGGCATAGTATTAAAAAAGGAGAAACACTATACCGACTTTCCAAACAGTACAATACTACTGTTGAGGCAATCTGTGATGCAAACAATATTAAAGATTTCACCACAATAAAGGTTGGACAAAAAATTTTTATTCCTTCTCATGTTTCAGGTAATAATTCTCAAACAAAGAAATCTTCTGCAGATCAAATACCAACAAAAAAATTTGACAGTAGCTTTTCTTTTATCTGGCCAGTACCATCTGTTATTACATACACTCGCGATCAGGGTGGAGTCCACCCCATAGGCATTATTATAACCAGCAGGCCAAAAAGCAAAGTTGTTGCAAGTGCTGAAGGCACTATAGCAAAAATTGGGACTATGCGAGGATTTGGAAACTTTGTGGTCATCATGCATAAAAAGGACTTTTATACCATCTATTCTAAGCTGGATGCAATTACTGTAAAGGAAGGCCAGTCCGTTATACGGGGCACAACAATTGGATTTTTAAGCGATAGCAACCCGTCACTACACTTTCAGATAAACCACTCTGGCAAGCCATTAGATCCTTTGCACTATCTATCTCAGAAATAG
- a CDS encoding DUF6485 family protein, protein MECKKERNLSLCTCSYDPCSRKGLCCDCIAYHLKKRQLPGCAFPKDAERTYDRSFEHFARLVQAGKV, encoded by the coding sequence ATGGAATGTAAAAAAGAACGAAATCTTTCACTGTGTACCTGCAGTTATGATCCCTGTTCACGAAAGGGGTTATGTTGTGATTGTATTGCATATCATCTGAAGAAGCGGCAGCTTCCTGGATGTGCTTTCCCCAAAGATGCTGAAAGAACCTACGACAGGTCATTTGAGCACTTTGCACGGTTGGTTCAAGCCGGAAAAGTATAA
- a CDS encoding flavin reductase family protein, protein MSDFITIPIQDAHRLVNAGNVILVSAQSQEKKTVTTVAWHMPVSSQPKLLSCALANKRYSLELIKESRCFCINIPEFKLLDAVVFCGTYSGRKVDKCKEANLTAVPCSKIHGFYIEDCVAHIECELYSMIEAGDHTIVVGNVVGAMAQKHLFTPDGVIDINKVQLIHHLGGTHFGILKSQEK, encoded by the coding sequence ATGAGTGATTTTATTACTATTCCAATTCAGGATGCACATCGACTGGTTAATGCAGGTAATGTTATTTTAGTATCTGCTCAATCACAGGAAAAGAAAACGGTAACCACTGTTGCATGGCATATGCCGGTTTCAAGTCAACCAAAGCTATTATCATGTGCCCTGGCAAATAAGCGCTATAGCCTTGAACTAATTAAGGAATCCAGATGTTTTTGCATAAATATCCCTGAATTTAAACTGCTAGATGCTGTTGTCTTTTGTGGCACCTATTCGGGCAGGAAAGTTGACAAATGTAAAGAAGCAAATTTAACTGCTGTGCCGTGTTCTAAAATACATGGGTTTTACATTGAGGATTGTGTTGCCCACATTGAATGTGAGTTATATTCAATGATTGAAGCAGGGGACCATACCATTGTGGTTGGTAATGTTGTTGGTGCTATGGCACAGAAACATCTTTTTACCCCGGATGGAGTTATTGATATTAACAAAGTACAATTAATTCATCACCTGGGTGGTACTCATTTTGGAATATTAAAATCACAGGAAAAATAA
- a CDS encoding M28 family peptidase: MWLLSLIDATHNDVKEIQENSRDILHFLAEEIGERTLRRYDNLDRTRQYIHDYLKKYNDRVYEEKYLVNGMEVGNVIAEIPGFEDNDEIIIIGAHYDTIEDTPGADDNGSAIAGLLELHRLLSHYSFRKKLRFVAFTLEEPPFFSGPYMGSMVHAKGCKERDEHIDLMICLEMIGYAGNRMHQDYPLSSMQKEYPPYGNFLAVVALPSYAPYAYKWKREYNRFAKNKIFDMIGPASIPGINLSDHYSFNKYSFPAIMITDTAFYRNKNYHTEGDTYATINFKFLAEAIFNTFMAIKTIANERDILE, translated from the coding sequence ATGTGGTTATTATCATTAATAGATGCAACACATAATGATGTAAAAGAGATACAGGAAAATTCCAGGGATATTTTACATTTTTTAGCAGAAGAGATTGGTGAACGCACATTAAGGAGATATGATAATTTAGATCGTACACGGCAGTATATTCATGATTATTTAAAGAAATATAATGACAGGGTATATGAAGAAAAATACCTTGTGAATGGCATGGAAGTTGGCAACGTCATTGCTGAAATTCCGGGTTTTGAGGATAATGATGAAATCATCATTATCGGGGCGCATTATGATACTATTGAAGATACTCCCGGTGCAGATGATAATGGTTCAGCGATAGCTGGATTATTGGAACTTCACAGGTTACTATCGCATTACAGTTTCAGAAAAAAATTGCGTTTTGTAGCATTTACGTTAGAAGAACCTCCTTTTTTCTCAGGACCCTATATGGGTAGTATGGTACATGCAAAGGGTTGCAAGGAAAGAGACGAACATATTGATTTGATGATTTGCCTGGAGATGATTGGCTACGCTGGTAACAGGATGCATCAGGATTATCCGTTGAGCAGTATGCAAAAAGAGTATCCTCCGTATGGCAATTTTCTGGCTGTTGTTGCGTTGCCAAGTTATGCTCCCTATGCCTATAAATGGAAACGGGAGTATAACAGGTTTGCAAAAAATAAAATATTTGATATGATAGGCCCTGCTTCAATACCTGGTATTAATCTATCCGATCATTATTCATTCAATAAGTATAGTTTTCCAGCTATAATGATTACTGATACCGCTTTTTATAGAAATAAAAATTATCACACGGAAGGAGATACCTACGCGACTATAAATTTTAAATTTCTGGCAGAAGCTATATTTAATACATTTATGGCAATAAAAACAATAGCAAATGAAAGGGATATCCTTGAATGA
- the galK gene encoding galactokinase produces MSSIIDTVIAHHQEHFPHSTDCALFASPGRINIIGEHIDYNGGAVLPAAIDKHIYICVSRNDDGIIRFVSANHKETGEVAINNLHSPQTKTHAAHTWWVYPYGACALSDIEFDYGLDFSFYSTLPVGAGMSSSASITVGTLYALYSLYNKKIKNTEIALQAQRVEWDFAGVKCGIMDQMAIINGKKDNAILLNTQTMNYNFIPVDTSAVRFVLVNSDVKHSLRESGYNDRRQECERATAMLKKAGFGIQYLCDCSIDDLPTIHNILSPTEYKRAYHAISEHHRVHQFAREIQNYNLMKAGELLYKSHESLSVYYEVSIPLIDEMVEWASQIDGVYGSRLMGGGFGGCTISMVALYAVEHFTRAIAQKFKKKENRTPEIYECSIQDGTHRIE; encoded by the coding sequence ATGTCCTCAATCATCGATACCGTTATAGCCCATCATCAAGAACATTTCCCACATTCAACTGATTGTGCACTCTTTGCTTCTCCTGGCAGAATCAATATTATTGGTGAACACATTGACTACAATGGTGGGGCTGTTCTCCCGGCTGCTATCGACAAACACATATACATATGTGTTTCCCGAAATGATGATGGCATTATCCGCTTTGTATCTGCAAATCACAAAGAAACAGGTGAAGTAGCAATTAACAATCTCCATTCTCCACAAACTAAGACCCATGCAGCACATACGTGGTGGGTATATCCCTATGGCGCCTGTGCACTCAGTGATATTGAATTTGACTATGGTCTTGATTTTAGTTTTTACAGTACTCTCCCCGTAGGTGCTGGGATGTCAAGTTCAGCTTCTATCACGGTGGGAACGCTGTATGCACTCTATTCACTATACAACAAAAAAATAAAAAATACTGAAATTGCTTTGCAAGCTCAAAGGGTTGAATGGGATTTTGCAGGGGTTAAATGTGGCATTATGGACCAGATGGCAATTATTAATGGCAAGAAAGACAATGCAATACTGCTCAATACTCAAACTATGAATTATAACTTTATCCCTGTGGATACATCAGCTGTCAGGTTTGTCCTTGTCAACAGTGACGTTAAACACAGCTTGCGTGAATCAGGCTACAATGATAGGAGACAAGAATGTGAACGCGCTACCGCGATGTTAAAAAAAGCAGGTTTTGGCATACAATATCTGTGTGATTGTAGTATCGATGACCTTCCAACAATTCATAATATCCTATCTCCAACTGAATATAAGCGTGCATATCATGCTATTTCGGAACATCATCGCGTACATCAATTTGCAAGGGAAATCCAAAATTATAACTTAATGAAAGCGGGTGAATTGCTCTATAAATCTCATGAAAGCTTAAGTGTTTACTATGAAGTCAGCATCCCTCTTATAGATGAAATGGTAGAATGGGCATCTCAAATTGATGGAGTGTACGGCTCACGGCTTATGGGAGGGGGATTTGGTGGTTGTACTATCAGCATGGTGGCATTATACGCAGTAGAACATTTTACAAGAGCTATCGCCCAGAAATTTAAAAAGAAAGAAAATAGAACCCCTGAAATTTACGAATGCAGTATACAAGACGGAACCCACCGTATTGAATAA
- a CDS encoding FadR/GntR family transcriptional regulator — protein MKKNTLGKIQKNTLHQQIVSLLAKRIINQMQPGDKLPSERDIAADLDVNRATVREALKKLETLGFIEIRHGEGIFIKDYLTSGNLELFKMLIYLNDTIPLSILQNLLEIRRIIVPQMAANASENITKEEVQQFEAIVTGQDTILEKDLAVHQLIAKASRNMLYIFILNFFNQIFRDFGYLYFENPDNKKRSEIFHRELLEAFKTKNSKKAYTITHRVLEYTEKRIYAYYSQIYNNKG, from the coding sequence ATGAAAAAAAATACGTTAGGAAAAATACAGAAAAACACCCTTCACCAGCAGATAGTTTCCCTGCTGGCAAAACGCATTATTAATCAGATGCAGCCTGGTGATAAACTGCCATCCGAACGCGATATTGCTGCTGATTTAGATGTCAACAGGGCAACTGTGCGTGAAGCATTGAAGAAACTGGAGACATTGGGGTTTATTGAAATTCGTCATGGTGAAGGCATCTTTATTAAAGATTACTTGACCAGCGGCAATCTGGAACTTTTCAAAATGCTGATATACCTTAATGATACTATTCCGCTTTCAATACTGCAAAACCTTCTTGAGATCCGAAGAATTATTGTACCCCAGATGGCAGCCAATGCTTCAGAAAACATCACCAAAGAAGAGGTACAGCAATTTGAAGCGATAGTAACCGGTCAGGATACTATCCTGGAAAAAGACTTAGCTGTTCATCAACTCATTGCTAAAGCAAGCAGGAATATGCTCTATATATTTATCTTAAATTTCTTCAACCAGATATTCAGGGATTTTGGCTATCTGTATTTTGAAAATCCTGATAACAAGAAACGCTCTGAAATATTTCACCGTGAACTTCTGGAAGCCTTTAAAACTAAAAACAGCAAAAAGGCATATACTATAACGCACAGAGTACTGGAATACACTGAAAAAAGAATTTATGCATACTATTCGCAAATCTATAACAATAAGGGGTAA
- a CDS encoding glycerol-3-phosphate dehydrogenase/oxidase → MKRFIEENTKEHFDCIIVGAGITGAAVAYEAASRGLNVALLEKNDFGWATSAATSKLIHGGLRYLNYFEFGLVRESLRERRILENIAPNLVYPFPFMIPNYNRLENNRWVLKIGMILYDILSYDKGFTWDKSKNIPMHFTLSKEKALQEEPNIRPEGLTAATVYYDCQSIFPERLTLAFIKSAVQYGAKVANYAEVVNFVYTNNFITGVIVHDRLTGKEVTIKGNLIINCGGPWADIILKKAENGNTKHQIRRSEGIHIITKPMVNKYAVGLMPRKGRHFFLIPWRGYSLIGTTDKEYIGNPDEYTVTKQSIQELLDDVNSAFGDGNLSFKDITFAYGGLRPLVEDQVEGTYQSSRRYEIYDNAEEGVNGLITVEGGKYTTSRNLAVNVMKLVEKKIQRKLPPSVTHTQYLAGCKITDLNAFFNKVYTSYSSFNKNTLTVLAKYYGSELDALMNIATSNKKYREIVTHDGEILAEVIYAIRHEMARTLSDIVFRRTGICTAGNPGNDILKLVAETAAKELKWDEKELKRELKSVQQRLQLPK, encoded by the coding sequence ATGAAACGTTTTATTGAAGAAAATACTAAAGAACACTTTGATTGCATCATTGTAGGGGCAGGCATTACCGGTGCTGCTGTTGCCTATGAGGCTGCATCACGGGGCTTAAATGTTGCACTTCTTGAAAAAAACGATTTTGGATGGGCAACGTCTGCAGCAACATCAAAACTTATTCATGGGGGATTGCGATACCTGAATTATTTTGAATTTGGACTTGTTCGTGAATCGCTTCGTGAACGCAGGATACTTGAAAATATTGCGCCAAACCTTGTGTATCCTTTCCCATTCATGATACCCAATTATAACAGACTGGAAAACAACCGATGGGTTCTTAAAATTGGAATGATACTGTATGATATACTATCCTATGATAAAGGCTTTACCTGGGATAAATCAAAAAATATTCCCATGCACTTTACTTTAAGCAAAGAAAAAGCCCTGCAGGAAGAACCAAACATCAGACCTGAAGGTTTAACTGCTGCTACAGTATACTATGACTGCCAGAGTATATTTCCAGAACGCTTAACCTTAGCATTTATCAAATCTGCTGTACAGTATGGCGCTAAAGTTGCTAATTATGCTGAGGTTGTGAATTTTGTATACACCAATAATTTCATTACAGGTGTTATTGTTCATGACAGGCTTACTGGCAAGGAAGTAACCATCAAAGGCAATCTCATCATTAACTGCGGCGGACCATGGGCTGATATTATCCTGAAAAAAGCAGAAAATGGAAACACAAAGCATCAGATACGGCGATCAGAAGGGATTCACATAATCACAAAACCAATGGTAAATAAATATGCTGTTGGACTTATGCCACGGAAAGGAAGGCATTTTTTCCTTATTCCCTGGAGAGGGTACTCTCTCATTGGAACCACTGATAAAGAGTATATTGGCAACCCCGATGAGTACACCGTCACAAAACAGAGTATACAGGAACTGCTTGATGATGTAAACAGTGCTTTTGGTGATGGCAACCTCTCATTTAAAGACATTACATTTGCCTATGGCGGATTGCGACCATTGGTTGAAGATCAGGTAGAAGGCACATACCAGTCATCACGGCGATATGAAATTTACGATAATGCTGAAGAAGGTGTTAATGGCCTGATTACTGTTGAAGGTGGTAAATATACTACCAGCCGCAACCTTGCCGTTAACGTCATGAAGCTTGTAGAAAAGAAAATTCAGCGCAAACTTCCTCCTTCAGTTACCCATACACAATATTTAGCAGGATGCAAGATAACCGACCTTAATGCCTTTTTTAACAAGGTGTACACTTCATATTCTTCATTTAATAAAAACACCCTTACAGTCCTGGCAAAATATTACGGGTCAGAATTGGATGCATTAATGAACATAGCTACTTCAAACAAGAAGTACAGGGAGATAGTTACTCATGATGGGGAAATTCTTGCAGAAGTTATCTATGCAATCCGTCATGAGATGGCACGCACTCTATCCGATATCGTTTTCAGGCGAACAGGTATCTGTACTGCGGGAAATCCTGGCAATGATATACTCAAATTGGTTGCTGAAACCGCAGCAAAAGAACTTAAATGGGATGAAAAAGAATTAAAACGAGAGCTTAAAAGCGTACAACAGCGGCTTCAACTTCCCAAATAA
- a CDS encoding GNAT family N-acetyltransferase — protein sequence MVEIHPLNDFPSYAPVLAYWSYNQWYSKRDIPFTALVQSYIERARNTTVPLAWVAINDKKLPVGMASLKNNDLWSRTDLNPWLASLYIVPEYRFQGIGDRIIRAIIAKTKELGYKTLYLFEGHNDTVNLIQYYTKRGFSILEEAIDNDGKLTTIMYINL from the coding sequence ATGGTTGAGATACACCCGCTTAACGATTTTCCCAGTTATGCGCCAGTGCTGGCATACTGGTCATATAATCAATGGTACAGTAAAAGGGATATACCTTTCACTGCGCTGGTTCAGTCATATATAGAACGCGCCCGCAATACAACGGTACCCCTGGCATGGGTTGCCATTAATGATAAAAAGCTTCCCGTAGGCATGGCTTCACTAAAAAATAATGACCTGTGGTCCCGTACTGACCTCAATCCGTGGCTTGCATCACTGTATATTGTCCCCGAATACCGCTTCCAGGGAATTGGCGACAGGATAATTAGAGCAATAATCGCTAAAACAAAAGAATTGGGATACAAAACACTATACCTTTTTGAAGGACACAATGATACTGTCAATCTTATCCAGTATTATACCAAACGTGGATTTTCAATACTTGAAGAGGCTATTGATAACGATGGCAAACTGACCACAATTATGTATATTAATCTGTAA